A single genomic interval of Coregonus clupeaformis isolate EN_2021a chromosome 36, ASM2061545v1, whole genome shotgun sequence harbors:
- the LOC121552292 gene encoding acetyl-CoA acetyltransferase, cytosolic-like, whose translation MNTESVVIVSAARTPIGSFNGALSSVPLQDLCSVVIKDVLKRVNLKPEEVSEVIMGHVLTAGHGQNPARQASVAAGIPYPVPAWSCQMVCGSGLKAVCLGFQSIQTGESTVVVAGGMESMSRAPHTVQMRAGVKMGDATMQDSIISDGLSDAFQCYHMGITAENVAKQWGVSREAQDQFAAQSQNRTEAAQKAGHFDQEIVPVMVPSRKGPVEVKADEFPRHGSNMDAMSKLRPCFLKDGSGTVTPGNASGINDGAAATVLMSQSEAQNRGLKPMAKITSWAQAGLDPAIMGTGPIPAIRKAVEKAGWQLDQVDLFEINEAFAAQSIAVVKELGLNPDKVNVSGGAISLGHPIGMSGCRVLVTLLHALQRTGGQRGVASLCIGGGMGIAMCVERV comes from the exons ATGAACACCGAATCTGTTGTCATCGTTTCTGCTGCAAGGACCCCTATTG GCTCTTTCAATGGTGCTTTATCCAGTGTGCCCCTCCAAGACCTGTGCTCGGTGGTGATCAAGGATGTTCTGAAGAGAGTCAACCTGAAGCCTGAGGAGGTGTCTGAAGTCATCATGGGGCACGTGCTGACTGCGG GTCATGGGCAGAACCCAGCCCGACAGGCCAGTGTTGCTGCGGGCATCCCCTACCCGGTGCCTGCCTGGAGCTGCCAGATGGTGTGTGGATCTGGGCTGAAGGCTGTGTGTCTGGGGTTTCAGTCCATCCAGACTGGAGAGTCAACCGTGGTGGTAGCAGGAGGCATGGAGAGCATGAGCCGG GCTCCCCACACAGTGCAGATGCGGGCCGGAGTAAAGATGGGCGATGCCACCATGCAGGATTCTATCATCTCTGACGGACTGTCCGATGCCTTCCAGTGCTACCACATGGGCATCACAG CTGAGAATGTGGCTAAGCAGTGGGGCGTGAGTCGCGAGGCTCAGGACCAGTTTGCTGCCCAATCCCAGAACAGGACCGAGGCTGCCCAGAAAGCAGGACATTTTGATCAGGAGATCGTTCCGGTCATGGTGCCGTCCAGAAAAG GCCCAGTGGAGGTGAAAGCAGATGAGTTTCCTCGCCATGGCAGCAACATGGACGCCATGTCCAAACTGAGGCCCTGCTTCTTGAAGGACGGCAGCGGCACCGTCACCCCCGGCAACGCCTCAG GTATAAATGATGGCGCCGCAGCAACTGTTCTCATGAGCCAATCAGAAGCTCAGAATAGAGGCCTCAAGCCAATGGCCAAAATCACCTCCTGGGCACAAGCCGGCCTCGACCCAGCAATCATGGGAACTGGGCCTATCCCAGCCATCAGGAAAGCG GTTGAGAAGGCTGGTTGGCAGCTGGATCAGGTGGACCTGTTTGAGATAAACGAAGCGTTCGCTGCCCAGTCCATCGCTGTGGTGAAAGAGCTTGGACTCAACCCAGATAAG GTGAATGTGAGTGGGGGTGCCATCTCCCTGGGACACCCCATAGGCATGTCTGGCTGCCGGGTTCTGGTAACCCTTCTGCATGCGCTTCAGaggactgggggtcagagaggcGTGGCTTCTCTCTGCATCGGGGGAGGGATGGGTATTGCCATGTGTGTAGAGAGGGTGTGA